In a genomic window of Lathamus discolor isolate bLatDis1 chromosome 4, bLatDis1.hap1, whole genome shotgun sequence:
- the LOC136012867 gene encoding olfactory receptor 52I2-like translates to MAPDPSNSSSSSFILVGVPCLEAFSACLGTLFCSAYIIALLGNGVVLLVIGLDTSLREPSHCFLAMLAVVDVVMVTSVVPKMLSVLWLNSAEIGGTACFVQMFLVHSTTSEESGVLLAMALDRYVAICQPLRYRAILSHQTIACIGLAIVLRGLLVMVPLTWMVTSLPYCHSHVIPHSYCEQMAVAKLACADPRPSGLYSVAGSSLIVGMDVAFIAASYGMILNTVLGKQSCWKALSTCGCHICVMLLYYIPGIVSIYVQHFGSTMSVPAQVLLADLYLTLPTMLNPIIYSMRTKQIRGALLKMLFSRKVQA, encoded by the coding sequence ATGGCTCCTGATCCCTCcaacagcagctcctcctcttTCATCCTTGTGGGTGTCCCCTGCCTGGAAGCGTTCTCCGCCTGCCTGGGCACCCTTTTCTGCTCAGCCTATATCATCGCCTTGCTGGGAAACGGAGTAGTGCTGCTGGTCATTGGGCTGGACACGTCCCTGCGGGAGCCCAGCCACTGCTTCCTGGCCATGCTGGCCGTGGTCGACGTGGTGATGGTGACGTCCGTCGTGCCCAAGATGCTGAGCGTGCTCTGGCTCAACTCCGCCGAGATCGGTGGCACGGCCTGCTTTGTGCAGATGTTCCTTGTTCACTCCACCACGTCGGAGGAGTCGGGAGTGCTCCTGGCCATGGCTTTGGACCGCTACGTGGCAATTTGTCAGCCCCTCAGGTACCGAGCCATCCTGAGTCACCAAACCATTGCCTGCATAGGCCTGGCTATTGTGCTCAGAGGTCTCCTCGTCATGGTCCCCTTGACGTGGATGGTGACCAGCCTCCCCTATTGCCATTCCCATGTGATTCCCCATTCCTACTGTGAGCAAATGGCCGTGGCCAAGCTGGCGTGTGCAGACCCCAGACCCAGCGGGCTTTACAGCGTGGCTGGGTCCTCTCTCATAGTGGGGATGGATGTGGCTTTCATCGCTGCTTCCTATGGGATGATCCTTAACACTGTCCTGGGGAAGCAATCGTGCTGGAAGGCGCTGAGCACCTGCGGGTGCCACATCTGCGTGATGCTGCTCTATTACATCCCTGGCATAGTCTCCATCTACGTGCAGCATTTTGGTAGCACCATGTCTGTGCCTGCACAGGTTCTGTTGGCTGATCTCTACCTCACCCTCCCCACCATGCTCAACCCCATCATTTACAGCATGAGGACCAAGCAGATCCGTGGGGCTCTGCTCAAAATGCTCTTTTCCAGGAAGGTTCAGGCCTGA